In the genome of Sander vitreus isolate 19-12246 chromosome 13, sanVit1, whole genome shotgun sequence, one region contains:
- the phldb1a gene encoding pleckstrin homology-like domain family B member 1 isoform X3, whose amino-acid sequence MERVSRNKVEHGRQTHQVLQSTPLDLIETGKSLKVQAERPHLVSLGSGRLSTAITLLPLLEGRTTLGSEGTDIPLQGHGIAAQHCYIENQAGSITLYPCGNQCSVDGLPITKPYRLTQGCMLCFGQSVFFRFNHPEEALRMKSMLPGGSQGLSTTRTTDSHSVLNGNHQSFSSNGDSKINNIAKNFQDSLVLKAGSGKQHIHQPSPPNMLNGRNTSMTKDSIYENSSSFLGQNLSSKTPPVPARSTHTEHSPVPHPRTSVSVASSSTTGGQRAQESPKRRRNVRAEATSGQGPENSNLSHKPCPVKFSPTAPSSPRVRGSSLQKRSPSPMRDQHLSHVEAPQRLRTPEPIGATSLREHPPLSPYMSCRGTPGSQGSASSLASQGFTIKPSPDGPQGQLKLTTTSKAEAIRAMYAQGPSPLSGLEKEPGGRQLKAGPGSGIMSGLGSRSGSSPLTSPHRTRKTSCMTMAGSSSKEQSLIKPYTRERKNSISEINDNEDELLEYHRWQREERLREQEMEKLERQRLETILNLCADYNHEDSAAELAEVVRSGLLGGARGTCSDTAGGMSLQGVDRPQRVRENDEETQREESSSTESTHQEELLAGQEQVYLEEERSRILARVDDLKYRVSELELQLQETKQEVEMEQALLQAERRAEQEQVEAENEILSQLQLKLSKLDKATQKEKDKGRANVSAERKALEKQRNEYNELKRQFDKCPLSLREQLQEQLSRKAEALESGTKQFEELEFCQLEEESSLEEKKETHSSQLLQERAEYHCSVAKRKEKMATMEAQVKQLGLQAAQDCERIAKDRTVTLQLLHKEQDRLCALEKKYHTLTGGRNFPKPNSSMKELLKSKSDGEVGQVASCTLPHSSGAAHEKNASTKGLQLMLREMSNPLDMDPRRQLALQSKDLSPTVHHSILHHQSPPSGNQAYDTLSLESSDSMETSVSTGNSACTPESACGLEAQRIEEMEKMLREAQQEKARLMENREREVQARRQMLEEERRRREEAERRLQDETAHRLRLVEEEVKMREKHFSQARPMTRYLPNRKEEFDLRAHVESSGHSIDTCPFVILTEKMCKGHLVKMGGKIKSWKKRWFVFDRIKRNFCYYVDKHETKLKGLIYFQAIEEVYYDHLRSATKSPNPSLTFCVKTHDRLYYMVAPSPEAMRIWMDVIVTGAEGYTQFMS is encoded by the exons ATGGAGCGTGTGAGCAGGAATAAAGTGGAACATGGCAGACAGACTCACCAGGTCTTACAG AGCACTCCTTTAGACCTGATTGAGACAGGCAAGTCCCTGAAAGTCCAGGCAGAGCGCCCCCACCTGGTTAGTTTGGGAAGTGGACGCTTGAGCACAGCCATCACCTTGCTACCACTGCTGGAAG GGAGAACCACGCTGGGCAGTGAGGGGACAGATATCCCTCTGCAGGGCCATGGCATCGCAGCTCAGCACTGCTACATTGAAAACCAAGCAGGCAGCATCACCTTGTACCCATGTGGAAACCAGTGCTCTGTAGATGGCCTTCCCATCACCAAACCCTATCGCCTGACACAAG GGTGCATGCTGTGTTTTGGTCAGTCTGTCTTTTTCCGCTTCAACCATCCAGAGGAGGCCCTGCGGATGAAGAGCATGCTACCTGGAGGGAGCCAAGGACTTAGTACCACAAGAACAACAG ACTCTCACAGTGTCCTGAACGGGAACCATCAGTCTTTTTCGAGCAACGGCGACTCCAAAATCAACAACATAGCAAAGAACTTCCAGGATTCTTTGGTGTTGAAGGCTGGATCTGGTAAACAGCATATTCATCAGCCCTCTCCTCCAAACATGCTCAATGGGAGAAACACCTCCATGACAAAGGACTCCATTTatgaaaacagcagcagctttctggGTCAGAACCTCAGCAGCAAAACCCCTCCAGTACCTGCGCGGTCTACTCATACTGAACACTCTCCTGTCCCCCATCCACGGACCTCAGTCTCTGTGGCCTCAAGCAGTACTACTGGTGGTCAAAGGGCCCAGGAGAGCCCAAAGCGTCGTAGGAACGTAAGAGCAGAGGCCACGTCAGGACAGGGCCCAGAAAACTCTAACCTTAGCCACAAACCATGCCCTGTCAAATTTTCCCCAACAGCTCCATCCAGCCCTCGAGTAAGAGGTTCTTCCCTACAGAAGAGATCCCCCAGTCCTATGCGAGATCAGCACCTCTCTCATGTAGAAGCCCCTCAAAGGCTCAGGACTCCAGAGCCGATTGGGGCCACCAGCTTGAGAGAACATCCTCCTCTCAGCCCTTACATGTCCTGCAGAGGGACTCCAGGATCGCAGGGCTCGGCttcctcccttgcctcacagggCTTCACCATCAAACCCAGCCCAGATGGGCCCCAGGGCCAACTCAAACTCACAACTACTTCAAAAGCAGAAGCCATAAGGGCAATGTATGCCCAGGGTCCATCACCACTCTCTGGGCTGGAGAAGGAGCCTGGAGGCAGGCAGTTGAAGGCCGGCCCGGGAAGTGGCATAATGTCAGGCCTGGGTTCTCGGTCTGGTTCATCTCCTCTTACTAGCCCTCATAGGACAAGAAAGACCTCCTGCATGACCATGGCAGGATCCTCCAGCAAGGAGCAGAGTCTTATAAAACCATATACCCGAGAACGCAAAAACAGCATCTCTGAGATCAATGACAATGAGGACGAGTTGCTGGAATACCACCGctggcagagagaggagaggctgCGTGAGCAGGAAATGGAGAAACTG GAGCGACAGAGGCTGGAGACCATCCTCAATCTGTGTGCAGACTATAATCACGAGGACAGTGCTGCGGAGCTGGCTGAGGTGGTGAGGAGTGGGCTGCTGGGGGGCGCTAGAGGAACCTGCTCCGACACAGCAGGAGGGATGTCCCTTCAGGGAGTAGACAGACCtcagagggtgagagagaacGATGAGGAGACCCAGAGAGAGGAGTCTAGCAGCACAGAGAGCACACATCAAGAG GAGCTGTTAGCCGGTCAGGAGCAGGTGtacctggaggaggagaggagcaggATCCTGGCCAGGGTTGATGACTTGAAGTACAGAGTCAGTGAACTGGAGCTGCAGCTACAAGAGACCAAACAGGag GTGGAGATGGAGCAAGCCCTGCTGCAGGCAGAGAGGCGGGCAGAGCAGGAGCAGGTGGAGGCTGAAAATGAAATCCTCTCTCAGCTGCAGCTCAAACTCAGCAAGCTGGACAAGGCCACCCAGAAAGAGAAGGACAAG gGGAGGGCTAATGTGTCGGCTGAGCGGAAGGCCCTGGAAAAGCAGAGGAATGAGTACAATGAGCTGAAGAGGCAGTTTGATAAGTGCCCCTTGTCTCTAAGGGAACAGTTACAGGAGCAGCTCAGCAGG AAAGCTGAAGCTCTGGAGTCCGGGACCAAGCAGTTTGAGGAGCTGGAGTTCTgccagctggaggaggagagcagtctggaggagaagaaggagactCATAGCTCACAGCTTCTCCAAGAGCGAGCCGAGTATCACTGCAGCGTGGCCAAGAGGAAG GAGAAGATGGCCACTATGGAAGCTCAGGTAAAGCAGCTGGGGCTACAGGCGGCTCAAGACTGTGAGAGGATTGCTAAGGACAGGACAGTGACTCTGCAGCTGCTACACAAG GAGCAAGACAGGTTGTGTGCCCTGGAGAAAAAGTACCACACCTTGACAGGAGGGAGAAACTTCCCAAAGCCTAACAGCAGTATGAAAGAG CTATTGAAGTCCAAGTCAGATGGTGAGGTTGGGCAGGTGGCATCATGCACACTGCCACACTCCAGTGGTGCTGCTCATGAGAAAAATGCTTCCACAAAG GGGTTACAGTTAATGCTGAGAGAGATGTCAAACCCGTTAGACATGGACCCCAGGAGGCAGCTCGCTCTGCAGAGCAAAG ATCTGTCTCCCACAGTCCATCACTCCATTCTGCATCATCAGTCGCCACCAAGTGGCAACCAAGCGTACGACACCCTGAGCCTGGAGAGCTCAGACAGCATGGAGACCAGCGTCTCCACGGGCAACTCCGCCTGTACCCCAGAAAG TGCCTGCGGGTTAGAGGCCCAGAGGATAGAAGAGATGGAGAAGATGTTAAGGGAGGCGCAGCAGGAGAAAGCCAGGCTGATGGAGAACCGA GAGAGAGAGGTGCAGGCTCGGCGGCAGATGTTGGAGGAGGAGCGGAGGAGGCGAGAGGAGGCCGAGAGGAGGCTTCAGGATGAGACGGCCCACAGGCTGAggctggtggaggaggaggtgaagatGAGAGAGAAACACTTCTCCCAG GCCCGTCCAATGACGCGCTATCTGCCGAACCGCAAGGAGGAGTTTGACCTGCGAGCCCACGTGGAGTCGTCTGGCCACAGCATAGACACCTGCCCCTTCGTCATCCTCACAGAGAAGATGTGCAAGGGCCACCTGGTGAAGATGGGCGGCAAAATCAAATCGTGGAAGAAACGTTGGTTCGTTTTTGATCGTATCAAGAGGAACTTCTGTTATTACGTGG aCAAGCATGAGACCAAGCTGAAAGGGCTTATTTACTTTCAGGCGATTGAGGAGGTTTATTACGATCACCTACGCAGTGCCACCAAG AGCCCCAACCCATCTTTGACCTTCTGTGTGAAAACCCACGACCGCCTCTACTACATGGTGGCCCCGTCCCCGGAGGCCATGAGGATCTGGATGGATGTCATAGTAACGGGCGCTGAGGGCTACACACAGTTCATGAGCTGA
- the phldb1a gene encoding pleckstrin homology-like domain family B member 1 isoform X5, with translation MDLHVSENSDSPDEMERVSRNKVEHGRQTHQVLQSTPLDLIETGKSLKVQAERPHLVSLGSGRLSTAITLLPLLEGRTTLGSEGTDIPLQGHGIAAQHCYIENQAGSITLYPCGNQCSVDGLPITKPYRLTQGCMLCFGQSVFFRFNHPEEALRMKSMLPGGSQGLSTTRTTDSHSVLNGNHQSFSSNGDSKINNIAKNFQDSLVLKAGSGKQHIHQPSPPNMLNGRNTSMTKDSIYENSSSFLGQNLSSKTPPVPARSTHTEHSPVPHPRTSVSVASSSTTGGQRAQESPKRRRNVRAEATSGQGPENSNLSHKPCPVKFSPTAPSSPRVRGSSLQKRSPSPMRDQHLSHVEAPQRLRTPEPIGATSLREHPPLSPYMSCRGTPGSQGSASSLASQGFTIKPSPDGPQGQLKLTTTSKAEAIRAMYAQGPSPLSGLEKEPGGRQLKAGPGSGIMSGLGSRSGSSPLTSPHRTRKTSCMTMAGSSSKEQSLIKPYTRERKNSISEINDNEDELLEYHRWQREERLREQEMEKLERQRLETILNLCADYNHEDSAAELAEVVRSGLLGGARGTCSDTAGGMSLQGVDRPQRVRENDEETQREESSSTESTHQEELLAGQEQVYLEEERSRILARVDDLKYRVSELELQLQETKQEVEMEQALLQAERRAEQEQVEAENEILSQLQLKLSKLDKATQKEKDKGRANVSAERKALEKQRNEYNELKRQFDKCPLSLREQLQEQLSRKAEALESGTKQFEELEFCQLEEESSLEEKKETHSSQLLQERAEYHCSVAKRKEKMATMEAQVKQLGLQAAQDCERIAKDRTVTLQLLHKEQDRLCALEKKYHTLTGGRNFPKPNSSMKEDFLHISEPDLLYVDGPPHSPCPSSTSFSSSHIPSPELYAVRLQEEYLRLSDVYKMYGNAAMQPHSSSPAALHCLSLAVAPALPCEEYITVSQLSQIFGMQRVDPSSSSSIPSFQLASSQSTFSCHSTARGPSSLLSAQSQPELSRNAMPPINLERWYQDIMAAGEPQSCPPPLPAKSFSTRRHSQLLKSKSDGEVGQVASCTLPHSSGAAHEKNASTKGLQLMLREMSNPLDMDPRRQLALQSKDLSPTVHHSILHHQSPPSGNQAYDTLSLESSDSMETSVSTGNSACTPESACGLEAQRIEEMEKMLREAQQEKARLMENREREVQARRQMLEEERRRREEAERRLQDETAHRLRLVEEEVKMREKHFSQARPMTRYLPNRKEEFDLRAHVESSGHSIDTCPFVILTEKMCKGHLVKMGGKIKSWKKRWFVFDRIKRNFCYYVDKHETKLKGLIYFQAIEEVYYDHLRSATKSPNPSLTFCVKTHDRLYYMVAPSPEAMRIWMDVIVTGAEGYTQFMS, from the exons ATG GATCTTCATGTGTCAGAGAATTCTGACAGTCCAGACGAGATGGAGCGTGTGAGCAGGAATAAAGTGGAACATGGCAGACAGACTCACCAGGTCTTACAG AGCACTCCTTTAGACCTGATTGAGACAGGCAAGTCCCTGAAAGTCCAGGCAGAGCGCCCCCACCTGGTTAGTTTGGGAAGTGGACGCTTGAGCACAGCCATCACCTTGCTACCACTGCTGGAAG GGAGAACCACGCTGGGCAGTGAGGGGACAGATATCCCTCTGCAGGGCCATGGCATCGCAGCTCAGCACTGCTACATTGAAAACCAAGCAGGCAGCATCACCTTGTACCCATGTGGAAACCAGTGCTCTGTAGATGGCCTTCCCATCACCAAACCCTATCGCCTGACACAAG GGTGCATGCTGTGTTTTGGTCAGTCTGTCTTTTTCCGCTTCAACCATCCAGAGGAGGCCCTGCGGATGAAGAGCATGCTACCTGGAGGGAGCCAAGGACTTAGTACCACAAGAACAACAG ACTCTCACAGTGTCCTGAACGGGAACCATCAGTCTTTTTCGAGCAACGGCGACTCCAAAATCAACAACATAGCAAAGAACTTCCAGGATTCTTTGGTGTTGAAGGCTGGATCTGGTAAACAGCATATTCATCAGCCCTCTCCTCCAAACATGCTCAATGGGAGAAACACCTCCATGACAAAGGACTCCATTTatgaaaacagcagcagctttctggGTCAGAACCTCAGCAGCAAAACCCCTCCAGTACCTGCGCGGTCTACTCATACTGAACACTCTCCTGTCCCCCATCCACGGACCTCAGTCTCTGTGGCCTCAAGCAGTACTACTGGTGGTCAAAGGGCCCAGGAGAGCCCAAAGCGTCGTAGGAACGTAAGAGCAGAGGCCACGTCAGGACAGGGCCCAGAAAACTCTAACCTTAGCCACAAACCATGCCCTGTCAAATTTTCCCCAACAGCTCCATCCAGCCCTCGAGTAAGAGGTTCTTCCCTACAGAAGAGATCCCCCAGTCCTATGCGAGATCAGCACCTCTCTCATGTAGAAGCCCCTCAAAGGCTCAGGACTCCAGAGCCGATTGGGGCCACCAGCTTGAGAGAACATCCTCCTCTCAGCCCTTACATGTCCTGCAGAGGGACTCCAGGATCGCAGGGCTCGGCttcctcccttgcctcacagggCTTCACCATCAAACCCAGCCCAGATGGGCCCCAGGGCCAACTCAAACTCACAACTACTTCAAAAGCAGAAGCCATAAGGGCAATGTATGCCCAGGGTCCATCACCACTCTCTGGGCTGGAGAAGGAGCCTGGAGGCAGGCAGTTGAAGGCCGGCCCGGGAAGTGGCATAATGTCAGGCCTGGGTTCTCGGTCTGGTTCATCTCCTCTTACTAGCCCTCATAGGACAAGAAAGACCTCCTGCATGACCATGGCAGGATCCTCCAGCAAGGAGCAGAGTCTTATAAAACCATATACCCGAGAACGCAAAAACAGCATCTCTGAGATCAATGACAATGAGGACGAGTTGCTGGAATACCACCGctggcagagagaggagaggctgCGTGAGCAGGAAATGGAGAAACTG GAGCGACAGAGGCTGGAGACCATCCTCAATCTGTGTGCAGACTATAATCACGAGGACAGTGCTGCGGAGCTGGCTGAGGTGGTGAGGAGTGGGCTGCTGGGGGGCGCTAGAGGAACCTGCTCCGACACAGCAGGAGGGATGTCCCTTCAGGGAGTAGACAGACCtcagagggtgagagagaacGATGAGGAGACCCAGAGAGAGGAGTCTAGCAGCACAGAGAGCACACATCAAGAG GAGCTGTTAGCCGGTCAGGAGCAGGTGtacctggaggaggagaggagcaggATCCTGGCCAGGGTTGATGACTTGAAGTACAGAGTCAGTGAACTGGAGCTGCAGCTACAAGAGACCAAACAGGag GTGGAGATGGAGCAAGCCCTGCTGCAGGCAGAGAGGCGGGCAGAGCAGGAGCAGGTGGAGGCTGAAAATGAAATCCTCTCTCAGCTGCAGCTCAAACTCAGCAAGCTGGACAAGGCCACCCAGAAAGAGAAGGACAAG gGGAGGGCTAATGTGTCGGCTGAGCGGAAGGCCCTGGAAAAGCAGAGGAATGAGTACAATGAGCTGAAGAGGCAGTTTGATAAGTGCCCCTTGTCTCTAAGGGAACAGTTACAGGAGCAGCTCAGCAGG AAAGCTGAAGCTCTGGAGTCCGGGACCAAGCAGTTTGAGGAGCTGGAGTTCTgccagctggaggaggagagcagtctggaggagaagaaggagactCATAGCTCACAGCTTCTCCAAGAGCGAGCCGAGTATCACTGCAGCGTGGCCAAGAGGAAG GAGAAGATGGCCACTATGGAAGCTCAGGTAAAGCAGCTGGGGCTACAGGCGGCTCAAGACTGTGAGAGGATTGCTAAGGACAGGACAGTGACTCTGCAGCTGCTACACAAG GAGCAAGACAGGTTGTGTGCCCTGGAGAAAAAGTACCACACCTTGACAGGAGGGAGAAACTTCCCAAAGCCTAACAGCAGTATGAAAGAG GACTTTCTTCACATCAGCGAACCTGACCTTCTTTATGTGGACGGCCCTCCTCATAGCCCCTGtccctcctctacctccttctcctcctctcacaTCCCCTCCCCTGAACTCTATGCTGTTAGGCTGCAGGAG GAGTACCTCAGGCTCTCTGATGTCTATAAAATGTATGGAAATGCTGCTATGCAACCTCACTCTTCTTCCCCTGCTGCTCTCCACTGCCTCTCCCTCGCTGTAGCTCCAGCTCTGCCATGTGAG GAGTACATCACAGTCAGTCAGTTAAGCCAGATCTTTGGGATGCAGAGAGTTgatccctcctcttcttcctctattCCATCATTCCAACTTGCCTCCTCTCAATCCACCTTCTCATGCCACTCAACTGCACGTGGTCCTTCCTCTTTACTCTCTGCACAG AGCCAGCCTGAGCTGAGCAGGAATGCAATGCCTCCTATTAACCTGGAGCGCTGGTACCAGGACATCATGGCTGCTGGAGAGCCTCAGTCATGTCCTCCACCACTGCCCGCAAAGTCTTTTTCCACACGCAGACACAGTCAG CTATTGAAGTCCAAGTCAGATGGTGAGGTTGGGCAGGTGGCATCATGCACACTGCCACACTCCAGTGGTGCTGCTCATGAGAAAAATGCTTCCACAAAG GGGTTACAGTTAATGCTGAGAGAGATGTCAAACCCGTTAGACATGGACCCCAGGAGGCAGCTCGCTCTGCAGAGCAAAG ATCTGTCTCCCACAGTCCATCACTCCATTCTGCATCATCAGTCGCCACCAAGTGGCAACCAAGCGTACGACACCCTGAGCCTGGAGAGCTCAGACAGCATGGAGACCAGCGTCTCCACGGGCAACTCCGCCTGTACCCCAGAAAG TGCCTGCGGGTTAGAGGCCCAGAGGATAGAAGAGATGGAGAAGATGTTAAGGGAGGCGCAGCAGGAGAAAGCCAGGCTGATGGAGAACCGA GAGAGAGAGGTGCAGGCTCGGCGGCAGATGTTGGAGGAGGAGCGGAGGAGGCGAGAGGAGGCCGAGAGGAGGCTTCAGGATGAGACGGCCCACAGGCTGAggctggtggaggaggaggtgaagatGAGAGAGAAACACTTCTCCCAG GCCCGTCCAATGACGCGCTATCTGCCGAACCGCAAGGAGGAGTTTGACCTGCGAGCCCACGTGGAGTCGTCTGGCCACAGCATAGACACCTGCCCCTTCGTCATCCTCACAGAGAAGATGTGCAAGGGCCACCTGGTGAAGATGGGCGGCAAAATCAAATCGTGGAAGAAACGTTGGTTCGTTTTTGATCGTATCAAGAGGAACTTCTGTTATTACGTGG aCAAGCATGAGACCAAGCTGAAAGGGCTTATTTACTTTCAGGCGATTGAGGAGGTTTATTACGATCACCTACGCAGTGCCACCAAG AGCCCCAACCCATCTTTGACCTTCTGTGTGAAAACCCACGACCGCCTCTACTACATGGTGGCCCCGTCCCCGGAGGCCATGAGGATCTGGATGGATGTCATAGTAACGGGCGCTGAGGGCTACACACAGTTCATGAGCTGA